The following are from one region of the Methanobacterium sp. Maddingley MBC34 genome:
- a CDS encoding Protein of unknown function (DUF1616) (PFAM: Protein of unknown function (DUF1616)), with protein sequence MNVDRTLSIIIVIFLIIGLLGIFYIILTPNETEKYTEFYLLGQNGNAGDYPTNLTTGESGNLTVGVVNQEHSTSSYQMMIIGNNKTLKTENFTLMNGQKKEIPFEFTAEYSGQYKLEFNLYKLPDNITVYRSLFLLVNVTN encoded by the coding sequence ATGAATGTTGATCGAACTCTTTCAATAATTATAGTAATTTTCCTTATCATTGGACTCTTAGGAATATTTTATATTATCTTAACTCCCAATGAAACTGAAAAATACACAGAATTTTATTTGCTGGGTCAAAATGGGAATGCCGGAGATTATCCTACTAATTTAACCACAGGTGAAAGCGGTAACCTAACAGTGGGTGTTGTTAACCAGGAACATTCCACATCCAGTTACCAGATGATGATAATTGGAAACAATAAAACATTAAAAACAGAAAATTTCACCCTGATGAATGGTCAGAAAAAGGAGATACCATTTGAATTCACTGCAGAATATTCTGGACAATATAAATTAGAATTTAATTTGTACAAATTACCGGATAATATAACTGTATACCGATCACTTTTCCTTCTGGTAAATGTGACAAATTAA